Proteins encoded within one genomic window of Bacillus sp. F19:
- a CDS encoding site-specific integrase → MSVKKIGKVWSFRINAGLDSRTGKRKQIYRGGFNTKREALDEMNKLTAAIMNGEYSEPSKTLFKDYIHIWLHTYKYEVQMASFELGETIVRVHLIPYFQSTPLEKITSYDIDQLYAQKLDNGLANATVKRIHNLLSKALQKAVKWGLLKNNPAKDASPPSIHKKRKQIWTVEEVKAFLKVCEQENALVPFLLAIFTGMRRGEILALKWKYIDLIKGVIHVEESLTRTKRNGLLVKVVKTSHSERDVYLSASIRDSLIQYRQQQGTNHLGLVIQSKNGTYLEPRNLLRKFQALTKKANVPKIPFHNLRHTHATILMRMGENPKVVSERLGHARVGITLDIYSHTNEEMQKNTADRFDDRFWT, encoded by the coding sequence ATGTCAGTTAAAAAAATAGGTAAAGTATGGTCTTTTCGAATTAATGCTGGGTTAGATAGCAGAACCGGAAAAAGGAAACAAATTTATCGTGGCGGCTTTAATACGAAGCGTGAAGCATTAGATGAAATGAATAAGCTAACTGCTGCCATTATGAATGGAGAATACAGCGAGCCTTCCAAAACCTTATTTAAGGATTATATTCATATTTGGCTGCACACGTATAAATACGAAGTTCAAATGGCTTCCTTTGAATTAGGTGAAACAATTGTACGTGTTCATCTGATACCATACTTTCAATCGACTCCTCTGGAGAAGATTACATCGTATGATATTGATCAATTGTATGCACAAAAATTAGACAACGGTTTAGCCAATGCAACGGTAAAAAGAATACACAATCTACTATCAAAAGCTTTACAGAAAGCCGTTAAATGGGGATTACTTAAGAATAATCCAGCTAAAGACGCTTCTCCTCCTTCGATTCATAAAAAACGTAAACAAATATGGACAGTCGAAGAAGTTAAAGCATTTCTTAAAGTTTGCGAACAAGAAAACGCGCTTGTTCCTTTCTTACTAGCTATCTTTACCGGCATGAGGCGAGGAGAAATTCTCGCATTAAAATGGAAGTATATTGACTTGATAAAAGGTGTCATTCACGTCGAAGAATCGTTAACGAGGACAAAAAGAAACGGATTATTGGTAAAGGTAGTGAAAACTTCTCATTCAGAACGTGACGTGTATCTATCAGCTAGTATACGAGATTCCTTGATCCAATATAGACAACAACAAGGAACGAATCATCTCGGGTTGGTGATCCAATCAAAAAACGGAACCTACCTTGAGCCAAGAAATCTACTTCGTAAATTTCAAGCACTTACGAAGAAAGCCAACGTTCCTAAAATTCCATTTCATAATTTAAGACATACTCATGCCACCATTTTAATGCGAATGGGAGAAAATCCAAAGGTCGTTAGTGAGCGGCTAGGACATGCAAGAGTCGGGATTACTCTCGATATTTACTCGCATACAAATGAAGAAATGCAGAAGAATACAGCCGATCGCTTTGATGATCGATTCTGGACGTAA